The following proteins are co-located in the Xyrauchen texanus isolate HMW12.3.18 chromosome 41, RBS_HiC_50CHRs, whole genome shotgun sequence genome:
- the LOC127634386 gene encoding putative nuclease HARBI1: MVCPFIDEVVDEGAIVLRRAFQRERTFRDRSDPLAFNDSYLYERYRFSRDGIAYICRLLSPHIANNTRRNRALTVPQTVCIALRFFASGTFLYRVGDAENISKASVCRSVRTVYLSLKRLLNVFITFPGHKAIRTIKHAFYGIAGFPNDIGALDCTHVRIKCPSGPHEADFVNRKSVHSINVQMISDADCIITNVEAKWPGSVHDSRIFRASSLYQQLARGEFSGVLLGDKGYPCLPYLLTPYLEPQTEAQHRYNIAHTRTRGRIEMAFGLIKSRFQCLKHLSVTPPRACDIVVACVVLHNIACLRRERQPRIVEEEDWGNEAVLEENETGRLIRDTYANNYFA, from the exons ATGGTGTGTCCTTTCATAGATGAGGTGGTGGATGAGGGAGCTATAGTCTTGCGGAGGGCATTTCAAAGAGAGAGAACTTTCAGAGACAGGTCAGACCCATTGGCTTTTAATGACAGCTACCTGTATGAGCGATATAGGTTCTCAAGAGATGGGATTGCATATATTTGTAGATTACTAAGCCCACACATTGCAAATAATACACGCCGCAACAGAGCGCTCACAGTCCCACAGACAGTGTGCATTGCACTTCGCTTTTTTGCCAGTGGAACATTTTTGTACAGAGTTGGAGATGCAGAGAATATCAGCAAAGCATCAGTTTGCCGCTCTGTACGAACTGTGTACCTTTCTTTAAAAAGACTACTCAATGTGTTCATCACATTCCCTGGCCACAAAGCTATTCGTACCATTAAACATGCCTTTTATGGAATAGCTG GTTTCCCAAATGATATCGGTGCATTGGACTGCACCCATGTGCGTATTAAGTGTCCGTCTGGTCCACATGAAGCAGACTTTGTGAATAGGAAATCAGTACACAGCATCAATGTACAG atgatTAGTGATGCAGATTGCATCATCACAAATGTAGAGGCCAAATGGCCAGGCTCTGTGCATGACTCCAGAATCTTTAGAGCCTCATCTCTCTACCAGCAACTAGCAAGAG GAGAATTCTCAGGAGTTTTGCTGGGAGACAAGGGATACCCATGCCTGCCTTACCTCTTGACTCCCTATCTGGAGCCCCAGACAGAGGCCCAGCACCGCTACAACATTGCCCATACACGCACAAGAGGTCGTATAGAGATGGCATTTGGGCTGATAAAGTCAAGGTTTCAGTGCCTGAAGCACCTCAGTGTGACTCCACCTAGGGCATGTGACATTGTAGTTGCTTGTGTAGTGCTCCATAACATTGCTTGTCTGAGGAGAGAGAGGCAACCAAGGATTGTTGAAGAGGAAGACTGGGGCAATGAAGCAGTATTGGAAGAAAACGAAACAGGCAGACTTATACGAGACAcatatgcaaataattattttgcttaa